The Ralstonia pickettii DTP0602 genome segment TCATGATGCAGGAGCTCAACCGCGAGGCCAACACGCTCGGCTCCAAGGCCGCGGCCAAGGAACTGGCCGATGCCTCGATGGAGCTCAAGCTGCTGATCGAGCAGATGCGCGAGCAGGTCCAGAACCTCGAATAAAGACTGTCACCAGAATCATCATGAGCCCAACGTCTAAAACTGCGCCTCACACTGCCATCGATACCGTCTACCCCGGCAACCTCTTCATGGTGGTGGCGCCGTCCGGAGCCGGCAAGTCGACGCTGGTCAACAAGCTGCTGGCGCAGGACCCGGCCATCCGCCTGTCGATCTCGCACACCACCCGCGCCCCGCGCCCTGGCGAGCAGGACGGGCGCGAGTACCACTTTGTCACCGTCGACGCCTTCCGCACCGCGCGCGACCGCGGCGAGTTCCTGGAGTGGGCCGAGGTCCACGGCAACTACTACGCGACCTCGCGCGTGTGGATCGAGCAACAGATGGCGCTGGGCAACGACGTGCTGCTGGAAATCGACTGGCAAGGTGCGCAGCAGGTGCACCAGCGTTTTTCCAACGCGGTCGAGATCTTTATCCTGCCGCCGTCGCTGACCGCGCTGGAAGAGCGCCTGAAGAAGCGCGGCCAGGACGAGCCCAACGTAATCGTGCGCCGGCTGCTGGCGGCGGGCAGCGAGATGTCGCACGCGTCGGAGTCGGACTACGTCATCATCAATGAAGTCTTCGACGATGCGCTGGAGGAGTTGCGCAACGTGGTCAGGGCCACCCGTCTGCGCTTTTCGTCGCAGAAGGCGCGGCACTCGGAGCTGTTTATCGAGCTCGGCATTCACTGAGCCGATGCATGCGCGCGGAGGCGCCGCCGGC includes the following:
- a CDS encoding guanylate kinase (K00942: E2.7.4.8, gmk; guanylate kinase [EC:2.7.4.8]), with protein sequence MSPTSKTAPHTAIDTVYPGNLFMVVAPSGAGKSTLVNKLLAQDPAIRLSISHTTRAPRPGEQDGREYHFVTVDAFRTARDRGEFLEWAEVHGNYYATSRVWIEQQMALGNDVLLEIDWQGAQQVHQRFSNAVEIFILPPSLTALEERLKKRGQDEPNVIVRRLLAAGSEMSHASESDYVIINEVFDDALEELRNVVRATRLRFSSQKARHSELFIELGIH